The nucleotide sequence TTCCTTCCTTCGAAATCCCAATCCTTGCTTTGCATACAAAGCGTCGTCGAACAACCCACAATTTGCAAGGCGAGACCTTCTCATCGGAGGGCTAGGAATATACGGCGGATCAAAGATGAGCGAAATCACAGGGAATTCTGGCGAATCGGCGGCCGCCGAGACTACTCCAAACAGGGTCGTCGAACTCAGTGAGTTACCGATCACTCTGGACTCGGTTATCAGCGTGATCGTGCCGCGGCCAAAGAAGTCTAGGACCAAGGCGGAAAAGGAAGCGGAAGAGGAGGTGCTGGCGATTCAGGGGATCGAGTTCGTAGCGGACGACACCGTGAAGTTCGACGTTCACGTGAACGATGACGAGGACGCGCTGAGTCGACCCGACAAGGCCGAGTTCGCCGGGAGCTTCGTGTATTTGCCGCACAAGCGGAAGGAGGTGAGGACGAGCCTCCGCCTTGGGATAACGGACTTGCTGGAGGACTTGGGCGCTGACGGCGACGACAGCATTAAGGTTACCTTGGTGCCTAAGTATATCAAACGGCCCGTTACCGTCCGTCAGATCAAGATCGAGTTTCTGAAGTAAGGGTGCGCAGAGAGATATGCGGGTGTGCTGAGATGATTTCCCGTGCAAAACAATGCAGacttgcaaaaataaaaaagcacttaaactaagttttattatgtttttatgtatttaattaGTTGCTTGCATTGTATTTTCGATTCTTAATGAATTCTGTATTTCTGTTCTCTTTTGCTAATTAACAACAAATATCAGAACTCAGAAGGTAGCGTTATCCACTCTCACtcacaccctttgttaattttgtcATTAATCTTTTTCAATATATCCGATTCAACGACTCCAACAATTGAAAGTTGATATGAGTGTGtgagagataaaaataaatgtgtgaatAGCCCCTCTCACATCAGAAATGATTTACATTggtattaaaataaatattattatagAGTGTGATATTCatatattcttttttacttctcacacacctttctaattttcgactgttggattaaatgaattaaagaaaattaaaatgacaaaaattaacgAGTTGAGTGAGAGATGTTAAAAAGGCGTGTGGAATTATGGATAGCATTCCCCTATTATCATTTCTCATCGTCCaaaataaatcatttactaCAAAAAAATTCATTCTTGTGCAGGCCCAACCCAACATTGTTATCAGAGCAGATTGGGCTAGCCCGGTAATTTGGATCAAACGGGCCTGACCAAGATTACCATTTTTTCTTTAATCAACAGAGCACCAATTTGATCACTGAGCAAGGAAAAGGCCGAGAAGCTTTGCACCCAGAGATGGTTTGGTATGGAGTCAATTTTAAAATGGGTCAggttctaatattttttttttttttaaattacaccCGAATATTTTGATATTTACTCAATTTATACTTTTTGATAGGTCAAACCGCTATTAACTAATGACTTGAAAGTGCGGAGTTAACCTAAAATGTCCTCGAGttgttttttgtattttggttAGTGGGTTTGGAACTTTGGAGGACAAGTCATGCTTTGATTGTTAATAATCGAACATACAATCATCCTAACAAAGGgtataaatttgaaatttttcagAAGGATATGGTGTATTGGGccaaaattaaaacttcatGGCTGATTTTAAAACTGATCCAAAACGTTGATGGTGTAAAACATATTTAGCTCAAATGAAACGTCAATGTTAAACCACGTGGATCCAATGCTAGCTGCATAAAAAGGAGCACAATGAATTAAGGAGAAAACCCTAACCACCAAGATAATTCATCGCTTAACTACCTTTAGATGATTGAAGGCATTGCAAAATATAAGAGGGCTATGTTTTCATAGAATAATGAAAGAGAGTTTGTGATAATTTAATCACTATTTAGCCGTTAAATTATGGACTTATTGTTCAAATTATTGAATGTTTAAATAACAATATCCACGATTCGTACATGGCTAACACAAAAAATTAGCTACCATAGATATAGGGTATAGAATACATAAGATAGGGTAGTGATATCAAGACGCCCATTTTACTTTCACACAACCTTATTAATTTTGAGCCATTGAATCTGTAGAATTATCAAAGAGACGGGTCAAATGCCTACTTCCAACaataccgatattgtccccaacttggtaattaccacttgCACAATCCGTCgagtgtgaggttttatcacaaaggcctcggtattagtAGGAGTGGGGTtagatatttaaactcttcttttatCAAAGATAGGGTCGACGTAGGATATTTAAACACGCCCTCTCACGTATGACCCAAGTAGTGCGTCACACATaggagatccacacatcggtAGCCACGTGGAGCCAAAGGGTACTCACCCTACATGTGAGGTcaagggacccaccatcatcgcTAGTGGCTAAGAggacccacccatcacgtggcaATATAGTACGAGCCCGCTTCCTCGCTCTGATActatgtagaattatcagataAACGGGCCAAAGACTCACTTCCAATAACACTGGTGTTGTCTTCAACTTGGAAATTACTACATGTACAATCTACCAAGTgtggagttttatcacaaaaaacctCGGTATTGTTGGAGTAgtgttaggatatttaaactcttttttttttttagagatacagtcgatgtgggatatttcaacgtcatcaaatgaattgaaaaagatcaatgataaataatttaataaatatGTGTAAGAGATAAAATTGAGTGTGTGAGTAACATTTTccaattttaattaaactaggtAGTTGTAAATGATAAATCAAGacactttcttttcttttctcaggCTCTCTTCTCCTCTTCTCATCCAAATCTATACGTGAAAATGGAATGGTCTTAAATTGTTGCCAACGTGACTGGTTTCCCATCCTATCGTCACAATTTAAATGCTATAATGGAGACTTCTACGGTTCTACCTTCCACATGTTGGTGTGATCTTCCCACTTGAATGCTGATATCGGCACTTCCTCATCCATACTTTGCAACAACTGTTACTTCAGTCGTTTTAATGAATGATTTTCGCATGTGTCTCAAATTATAATTTAAGGATTAAATGAAATGACGTAATATGTAAGGAGTTAAATATTGTTTCTATAAAATCATAAATATtggaaaatttgtaatttttacattttatctTGTGCAATGTGAAATGAACTAGTATGATTTAAAGAAATAATTTTGTCACCTTCATCTACGTTATTAATATTTTGATACACTTAAAGTCACGGTAAATTACCATCACGCATATACCCGAGGAACACTGCAAACATCATTTTGtatcctcaaaaaaaaaaaaattattgtataaaTTAGTCTGAGTCCAGTCGTCGTAttcgagaaaaaaaatgaaataaaaaattgtacagaaataaaataaataaagcggCAATTAATATTATACGAAAGGTGAGACCCATGATACTTATGACTTTACCTAATAGCCTAATCCAGTCCAGCATGGATAAATAAATGCTGCATAGTTGGTCAGCCCAGCACTTATGACTTGCAGGCTTCACATACTAGATTAAAGATTATACCGCATACGGGGTTATCGCTTCGAGTTGATGGAGATGATATTGATGACTCCATACCTTACCATATCTTCTATAAATAATTCTGATCGGGAAAAAAGATgaggtttcatcataaaattaattggcaatatgaatAGTATTTCAACTACTTATAAGTACATGCAAGGTCTATTCtctcatcaatgtgagattAATTCATTTTCAGCACACGCCCCTCATGTGTGATgaattttcaagtctaacacGTTGACAAATTTTCATGTCTAACGTATGGATAACACAACTCAAGTGACATGGAGTATGTGTGACTAATGGGCTTTAAACGTGGGACAACCTTACTCTATGATATCATGAAACAAGTTAAGGTTTTACCGAAAAACCAATTAGCAAGATGAAAAGTAGCTCAAATACTTATAAGCATGTGTGATGTCATTTCTCTTGTCAATGAGAGATTCATTATCAACAATATGTGAATCACAACTTTCATTAACATTAACTACCGGATTAAGGTCTCTAACAATTATTGTTAAAAATTAACTTGATTGGATGATTCAATATACTCGACGAGTGTCTAGGGCGGATGGAGCACAGGTCCAAAGAGCAGCTGGTACCCCTCTCACCCTTTTTATTTGAAACTTTTGGTATTAATCTTTGTTAAAGTATTTACAAAATTCCTAAGTGTCCCTCctctcatttttgttttatctAAAACCATGTTAGAGTTGCATATATCCTTGTTAGTACGAATGAGTGCTTAGATTATTAATATAGCAAGTACAGAAATATAAGGGAAAAAGACTGACAAAATTAGGTTTTTGCaacaaatttaacaaatcaACTTGATTTGTCGCGAAACAAAGGATTGAATTGTTTATGGTACTCTTAGTTAAATTTTCAGCTTTATCTCTTATAAACGTTAAATTTCTATCTTCTACCTTCACTTAGATAAAAAATACAAGTGAATACCCATTTCTTCATCAACATTTATTCAATACTATGGTTTATCATATTCAAGCTAAATACAAGACAACGAAACGAGGTTAAGAAGATTAAAACCACTTTAGGTCGTTAAGATgtatttaattattataattaactTGTACAAAACGCTTTTTTGTAACCTAATAGCTCTAGGTCTAGCACAGCTGCAACTACAAAGAGGTTTGATGCAAATGCACAAGCTTCCTTAAGTGTGTTAATTTTTGCTTATGACGTGTATGGTTAGACTGATCTCTAGAGCTATAAATGAGCCGAGTCCAACTAAATATTATTGTGCTTAAGCTCgtcttgtttaattattttttttgagcTCGATCTAGGCTTGACTTGCTTCTTATACGAGCCGAGCTCGAGCTTGCTTAAAAATTTCGAGTCTGATACTGATCAAACTGTTTCGAACAATTTCTTATCATAAGTTGCTTcggttgtaatttttttttttttttttttttgcaacttACCAATGCatgtaaaaataatatatgaaatATAATTAAACAAAGCAACACAGAATTTTCAAACACACTGCTTTAAGAtagaaaacataaaactttttttttctttcttttttgatgGCTGAAACCCAATGAAAAGCTAAACCATCACTCCTATAGGGTCTTTCGATGTAAAAGAATACAGAGGACGTAATGTCGTAAAAACAGTCAAACTAAAATTTGTCAAAAGTCAAACTTAAAAAGTTTTGAAGTAGATACTATAGCACAAGAACAATCAACAATTCGGCAAATAAAACttgtttttttggtcaatacGGCAAATAAAACTTTGACAGTATGAGCTATGGTTTTTTGGCAGCCTAGTcagactaaatttataaataaaattttataagctaaataacatgaaaattgaggattagATTATTAGCTAAACATTGATAGACGTACTCATTTCTATTAATGACAGATcgtttagtttgtaaattttatttacaattaATCTCTCTAGTTAACATTACCTTTTTTGAActcttattttactatttttattgaTAGAAAAGCCCATTAACTAATCCTTTTCTAGGGTataaaatagggaactttaacgaaaaacttccgcggtaatgttcattttaacgaaaaactacatttttacactaaaaagtcaatccttgtactattcaccttaccctttattttgtcgttgtcgttaaaactcaaaattttcaagtcattttcattagtttccttaTAAAATatcctttttagtttttttatttttatttttgttttgttaattaaATTAGTGGGATTTGGACCTTCAAATATGTATTGAACaagagttatatattagttaaatgATCTAAGCCGAGGTCAAGCTTACTTCGAGCTGTTTCGTAAAAAAATTTGAGTTGTTCACGAACTTTACGAGCCAAACATACTATTATTTAAGCTTGGCTTGTGTTCTTAATCGAGTTGAACTAACTTGGCTTGATTCTTTTACGAGCCGAGCTTCAACaagcaaaacacaaacaagACTCTTTATGAGCTCGAACTATTTCGAGCGGACTTATAGTCCTATTGACCTCACCAAAATCGTGTATAAATTTTCCTTGTTCTGTTTCAATCAAGTTGCCATATTAATTTGttacttttttttaaacaacAGTAACGGTGAGATGTTTTAATACGGCAAACATAATTGCGCAAAGAATAGAGAAATAGAAAACATGTCTTTTATGACAAACATTGACGCATCCAAAGGACTTTGGGGTAACCCATAAACATTACATATTTAACATAGCAAGTAATCAAAttgtttggaagaaaaaaaaaatacaaggaaTTCTTCGGCATTTATAATTAACAAttcagagaaagaaaaaaacttctTATTGTTAGTGATGGATTTCAAATGATCATAAAGTAAACATACGGTTTAGATTATAACATGTATAGTTAGATAATACCATATCATCATCTACTGATGAATGTTGACTCTTTACATGCAAGTAATTATACAAACAAGATCCTTTGTTAAtagtaatgctattcacacATAGAAATAATGATCAttcatatgcatgcatgcatgcatgtagtTGCAGTACTGTTATAGACCTACCTGATGAATAACTGTATGAATTGGTCCAATAGAAATGAATATTATTGGGTCATAATTTCATTAAACGATTAATATTAGGAAGGCCACACTGGTACCACTCTGCTATCTCCAAGGAAGAATGCTTGGATGTGACGTGAAATCACAGTCATGGAACCTAATTCAATAATAAAATGTAATTGGACTAGACCCTAATTGTGGCTAACAAAAATGGACTAATATCGAGTTTTCCTAGAATATATTTGTTTGTGTAATTGGATTGACATGGTGGTTAGGTTTTTCTTTCAACCAACTTCATTCTATGTTTAAACTCTCACATGTCTTATTAGGCTTTTTACAGTAGGTTGGAAAAAAGTGAGTGTGAAACTAATATATCGAACTCATATAAGAATCATACTCCTACAATGAGCTAAAAAATGAGTgtgatataaaaatattaaactcaTGAGCCCAATATATCAAACTTGGTTTAATATACTATATTCATGAGTGTTATACTAACATATTAAACTCTCACTAATGGAATACAAGTATTATAGGTATCAAACTGAGATTATATATAACACTTACTCAAACTACGGTTGAaatccttagtgtagataagaacatcctttgcattaaaaaatattaataaaatatcaTGAGTTTCTTTGACTTGCTGTTTATAAAAGAAGTCGTGGTGACAAGTGGGTGGCTGATCGAAAAAGCTTTATATACATAAACTTTAGTCTACCTTCAGATCTATATGACATTTGTAttcgaattttttaatttcttgagGATTATTTTTTATGTAATGAGTTGGATGAATTGATCATGAAAACTCTTCTTAATTTGATGTATGAAAATATTTGGACTTCATTGCTCTTCTTAATTTGATGTCTTTATTTAATTAAGTACCTTGTCAgttcattttaaagaaaaattatgcTCACTTTGGAGATGGTATAATAGATGTCAGCTCTATTAATTTTAAGTAGGAGATGATACGATACAGAATCCAAAAACCTGATCTCCCAACCATGACtcctttttaaaaaataataaatataaaaataatctAATTTTGCAGACTTTGGACCCACAGTTACCCGTTATAAAACAGGAGCTAACAGTTCAGAGCTGCACACCAGCAAAGCCATGGCTACTGCACCATCTCCCACTGGTTCTACCACCACAATGGGCACTTACTCTTCTCTGATTATCTCCACCAATTCCTACTCCGCGTTCCTCCCAAACAAATCCCAACTTTCCTTCTCTGGAAAAAGCAAGCACTACATTTCCCGTAGATCATCAATCTCATGCAAAGCCACAAACCCTAATAATAATGAGAAACAGAACCAACCAGAGCAATCATCTAATTTGTTGGGAAAGTTGGACAGGAGAAATGTCCTAATTGGCCTCGGCGGCCTCTACGGTGCCACCACCCTTGCCCAGAAACCATTGGCCTTCGCCACCCCGCTGGCCCCACCTGACCTAACCAAGTGCACACTGGCCGAAATCACCACCGGAGGTGAAACTGTGGCATGCTGTCCACCGGTCTCCACAAAGATCAAAACCTTCACTCCGGACCAGTCTATCCCACTGCGGACGAGGCCTGCCGCCCATCTGGTCACGGACGAGTACTTGGCCAAGTTCAAGAAAGCTCAAGCCCTCATGCGTGCCTTACCCGAAGACGACCCGCGTAGCATGGTTCAACAAGCCAAAGTTCACTGTGCTTACTGCAATGGTGCTTATCCACAAGTAGGGTTTCCGGACATTGACATCCAAGTCCATTTCTCCTGGCTTTTCTTTCCCTTCCACCGCATGTACTTGTATTTCTACGAGAGAATCCTTGGCAAGCTCATTGATGACCCAACTTTTGCTCTCCCATACTGGAATTGGGACTCTCCCGATGGTATGTTTATGTTGTCATGAACTTAAAATGTTAATGTTGTTACTTTATTAATGTTCGGTGCAGAGATAAATTGTTTACAACATACGTTTCTTTATAACAAACaacataaacatatatatt is from Malus sylvestris chromosome 5, drMalSylv7.2, whole genome shotgun sequence and encodes:
- the LOC126622466 gene encoding polyphenol oxidase, chloroplastic-like, with the protein product MASFSLPLHSTPIPSRPTSSISPISKTHSQISFLRNPNPCFAYKASSNNPQFARRDLLIGGLGIYGGSKMSEITGNSGESAAAETTPNRVVELSELPITLDSVISVIVPRPKKSRTKAEKEAEEEVLAIQGIEFVADDTVKFDVHVNDDEDALSRPDKAEFAGSFVYLPHKRKEVRTSLRLGITDLLEDLGADGDDSIKVTLVPKYIKRPVTVRQIKIEFLK